A part of Paraliobacillus zengyii genomic DNA contains:
- a CDS encoding heavy metal translocating P-type ATPase, with amino-acid sequence MTKKIDVAITGMTCASCSTRIEKALNKMDGVKANVNLALEKASIQYDEEKVSVTDLSEKISKIGYDIGTEKVEFDIYGMTCSACSARIEKVLNKMDGVKASVNLTTEKGLVEYQPGIVSVDQITEKVAKLGYEAKSSQDREEQKDHKEAEISEKKIKLLISSTLTLPLLYAMVGHLPWDIGLPMPGVLMNPWIQFILATPVQFYIGGPFYTGAYKSLRNKSANMDVLVALGTSAAYFYSLVEGIRATVNTGYVPHLYYETSAVLITLILVGKLVEAMAKGRTTAAISKLLSLQAKDATVIRDKVEMKVPLEQVVLGDKVVVKPGEKIPVDGVIVSGKSAVDESMITGESIPVEKTIDDHLFGATINKNGTLQIEATKVGKDTALATIVKVVEDAQGSKAPIQRLADVISGIFVPIVVGIAILTFLIWFFVVEPQNWPAALEASIAVLVIACPCALGLATPTSIMVGTGKGAETGVLFKGGEHLETAHKIDTIILDKTGTLTKGKPEVTDMQYFTGDALAYLVAAEKSSEHPLAEAIVEYGKKESVDLLEADAFEAIPGHGIKADINGKSILVGTRKLMKESNIVFSSYEDQMEKYEIDGKTAMLIAMDNKIAGIVAVADTVKENAKDAVTQLKAQNIGVYMITGDNERTANAIAKQVGITNVFAEVLPEDKANHVKTLQEQGKKVAMVGDGINDAPALATADIGIAIGTGTDVAIETAGITLVGGDLGNIPKAIGLSRKTMTNIRQNLFWALAYNTAGIPIAALGLLQPWIAGAAMAFSSVSVVSNALRLKRTKI; translated from the coding sequence ATGACTAAAAAAATTGATGTTGCGATTACAGGAATGACGTGTGCATCTTGTTCTACCCGAATAGAAAAAGCGCTAAACAAGATGGATGGTGTAAAAGCAAACGTTAATCTTGCATTGGAAAAGGCATCGATTCAATATGATGAAGAAAAAGTCTCAGTTACTGATCTTTCGGAGAAAATATCAAAAATTGGATATGATATTGGAACTGAAAAGGTCGAGTTTGATATATATGGTATGACTTGTTCCGCCTGTTCCGCTCGAATTGAGAAAGTTTTAAACAAAATGGACGGTGTGAAAGCTTCTGTTAACTTAACAACAGAGAAAGGTTTAGTCGAATATCAACCTGGTATTGTTAGTGTCGATCAAATTACCGAAAAAGTAGCTAAGTTAGGGTATGAGGCAAAAAGTAGTCAAGATAGGGAAGAACAAAAAGATCATAAAGAAGCTGAAATTAGTGAAAAGAAAATTAAGTTATTAATCTCATCCACCTTAACATTACCGCTACTTTATGCGATGGTTGGTCATCTGCCTTGGGATATAGGTCTCCCTATGCCTGGTGTCTTAATGAATCCTTGGATCCAGTTTATCTTAGCAACACCGGTCCAATTTTATATTGGAGGTCCATTCTACACAGGTGCCTATAAGAGTTTGAGAAATAAGAGTGCTAATATGGATGTGCTTGTCGCATTGGGAACATCCGCTGCTTACTTTTATAGCTTAGTAGAAGGTATTCGAGCAACAGTGAACACAGGTTACGTGCCACATTTATATTATGAAACAAGCGCTGTATTGATCACGTTAATCTTAGTAGGGAAACTAGTTGAAGCAATGGCTAAAGGAAGAACAACCGCGGCTATTTCTAAGTTGTTAAGTTTGCAAGCAAAAGACGCAACCGTCATACGGGATAAAGTTGAAATGAAAGTCCCGTTAGAACAAGTAGTTTTAGGAGATAAGGTTGTTGTTAAACCAGGAGAAAAGATTCCTGTTGACGGTGTAATTGTTTCTGGGAAATCAGCTGTAGATGAATCGATGATTACAGGCGAATCAATTCCCGTTGAGAAAACAATTGATGATCATCTTTTTGGTGCGACGATTAATAAAAACGGCACATTACAAATAGAAGCTACAAAAGTTGGAAAGGATACTGCTTTAGCAACTATTGTAAAGGTAGTAGAGGATGCACAAGGATCAAAGGCACCTATACAAAGATTAGCCGATGTTATATCCGGAATTTTTGTTCCAATAGTAGTAGGTATTGCGATCCTAACATTTCTAATTTGGTTCTTTGTGGTAGAACCACAAAATTGGCCAGCAGCTTTAGAAGCATCAATTGCTGTTCTTGTTATTGCATGTCCTTGTGCATTAGGATTGGCGACACCAACTTCCATTATGGTTGGAACAGGAAAAGGTGCAGAAACTGGAGTGCTTTTTAAAGGTGGCGAACATCTAGAGACAGCACATAAAATCGATACAATTATATTAGATAAGACAGGTACGCTAACAAAAGGTAAGCCAGAAGTAACGGATATGCAATACTTTACAGGTGATGCGCTAGCCTATTTAGTTGCCGCTGAGAAGTCATCTGAACATCCACTTGCTGAAGCTATAGTTGAATATGGTAAGAAAGAGAGTGTTGATTTATTAGAAGCTGATGCATTTGAAGCCATACCTGGTCATGGTATTAAGGCAGATATAAACGGAAAAAGTATACTTGTGGGAACACGTAAATTAATGAAAGAAAGCAATATAGTATTTAGTAGCTATGAGGATCAAATGGAGAAATATGAAATAGACGGTAAAACGGCGATGTTAATTGCAATGGATAATAAAATTGCTGGAATAGTTGCTGTAGCTGATACAGTAAAAGAAAATGCCAAAGATGCTGTTACGCAGCTAAAAGCACAAAACATTGGTGTCTATATGATTACTGGTGATAATGAACGTACTGCAAATGCAATTGCGAAACAGGTTGGGATTACTAATGTCTTTGCAGAAGTGTTACCAGAAGATAAGGCGAATCATGTGAAAACACTTCAAGAGCAGGGCAAAAAAGTTGCAATGGTAGGTGACGGAATTAATGATGCACCCGCTTTAGCGACTGCAGATATAGGCATTGCTATTGGAACAGGTACAGACGTTGCCATTGAAACCGCTGGTATTACATTAGTAGGTGGAGACCTTGGTAATATTCCTAAAGCGATTGGTTTAAGTCGTAAAACAATGACAAACATTCGTCAAAACCTTTTTTGGGCATTAGCGTATAACACAGCAGGAATTCCCATTGCTGCTTTAGGACTTCTTCAACCATGGATTGCTGGTGCGGCAATGGCATTCAGTTCAGTATCTGTTGTGTCCAATGCTCTACGTTTAAAACGCACGAAAATATAA
- a CDS encoding DHA2 family efflux MFS transporter permease subunit has translation MVNNQAQGEQKLNKVPLMIVLISGAFAAILNQTLLATALPHIMEDLNLDANTAQWLQSIFMLVNGIMIPITAFLIGRFTTRGLFLTAMGLFGVGTLVCAVAPTFSLLMVGRILQASGAGIIMPLMQTILFLIFPIEKRGSAMGMFGLVIAFAPAIGPTLSGYLVDQFPWRSLFYVILPIIAIDIIVAYFILRNVTERRDQKIDILSIMLSSFGFGGLLYGFSTAGNSGWGSLEVIIAMIVGAISLLWFILRQLKLDQPILEFRVFKNKVFTITTILGMIVFIAMIGGSVILPLFMQTMLGFTALESGLMLMPGALLMGVMSPIAGRLFDRFGARWLAIIGLLILTITTFMFTNLTVETTFTFLAVVNAGRMFGVALVMMPATTAGLNQLPIDLIPHGTAMNNTMRQVAGAVGVALLVTVMTSSALPEEGMSGLIRGVNVSFIVAGFTAIIGFVLAFFIKGKVKE, from the coding sequence ATGGTTAACAATCAAGCTCAAGGCGAACAAAAACTTAATAAAGTACCGCTTATGATCGTACTAATATCAGGCGCATTTGCTGCTATTCTGAATCAGACGCTTTTAGCGACAGCATTGCCTCATATTATGGAAGATTTGAATTTAGATGCCAACACAGCGCAATGGTTGCAGTCTATTTTTATGTTAGTTAATGGAATAATGATACCAATTACAGCGTTTTTAATAGGGAGATTTACGACACGTGGTTTGTTTCTTACAGCAATGGGATTGTTTGGTGTTGGCACATTGGTTTGTGCAGTAGCTCCGACCTTTTCGTTGTTAATGGTAGGAAGAATTTTGCAGGCCTCTGGTGCAGGTATTATCATGCCACTAATGCAAACCATTCTGTTTCTTATTTTCCCAATTGAAAAACGGGGAAGCGCAATGGGGATGTTTGGATTAGTAATTGCTTTCGCACCAGCAATTGGACCAACTTTATCCGGTTATCTGGTCGATCAATTTCCTTGGCGTAGCTTGTTTTATGTTATTCTGCCGATAATTGCTATTGATATTATCGTCGCTTACTTCATTCTTAGAAATGTAACAGAGCGAAGAGATCAAAAAATTGATATACTATCGATTATGTTATCTAGTTTTGGATTTGGTGGTTTGTTATACGGCTTCAGTACGGCAGGAAATAGTGGTTGGGGTAGTTTAGAAGTAATTATTGCAATGATTGTCGGTGCTATAAGTCTATTATGGTTTATATTAAGACAATTGAAGTTAGACCAACCCATTCTTGAATTCAGAGTGTTTAAGAACAAAGTTTTCACTATAACGACCATTCTTGGTATGATCGTCTTCATTGCTATGATTGGTGGATCTGTAATCTTACCTTTATTTATGCAAACCATGCTAGGTTTTACGGCATTAGAATCAGGTTTAATGTTAATGCCAGGAGCTTTATTAATGGGTGTTATGAGTCCTATTGCTGGAAGGTTATTTGATAGATTTGGCGCAAGATGGCTTGCAATTATTGGCTTACTAATCTTAACCATTACAACGTTCATGTTTACCAATTTAACGGTAGAAACGACCTTTACTTTTCTCGCAGTTGTTAATGCAGGAAGAATGTTTGGTGTTGCACTGGTAATGATGCCAGCTACAACAGCAGGTTTAAATCAGCTACCTATTGATTTAATACCACATGGTACCGCGATGAATAATACGATGCGTCAAGTAGCAGGAGCTGTTGGTGTCGCATTACTTGTAACTGTTATGACTAGCAGTGCATTGCCTGAAGAAGGAATGAGTGGTCTTATTCGAGGTGTAAATGTATCGTTTATTGTTGCGGGTTTTACAGCAATTATTGGTTTTGTATTAGCCTTCTTTATTAAAGGTAAAGTTAAGGAGTAA
- a CDS encoding ABC transporter ATP-binding protein, translating to MSREIHDKQPRKGLGMPLKKAKDFKGTLKRLIGYLAPHKLRLIVVFFAAIISTIFTILSPIFLGKATTTIFEGLMAKVNGVSGITIDFDYIGQLIFILVFLYLFSAAFSYVQQFIMVEVSQKIVYKLRKDTNEKVTRLPLKFLDSHSNGDILSRATNDIDNISNTLQQSVTQVITSIVTIIGIIIMMFTISPLMTIIVLLTLPLSIVLTTIIVKKSQGYFKGQQRTLGDLNGHVEEMYTGHPIIKAFKREEIAEQQFEEINEQHYQYGWKAQFVSGVIQPLMAFVNNIGYVLICVVGAVLVTRGTIRIGDIQAFIQYARQFSQPITQAANISNIIQSTIASAERVFEILDEEELPAEVSDAKVISSPKGDVTFEHVRFGYNNNEIIINDLNIDVKKGQTIAIVGPTGAGKTTLINLLMRFYDVNQGKITIDQVDITELKRESLRSMFGMVLQDTWLFNGTIKENIAYGNEKANEEDIIKAAKIANADHFIRTLPEGYDTRLNEEASNLSQGEKQLLTISRAILADPTIMILDEATSSVDTRTEGFIQTAMNELMKNRTSFVIAHRLSTIKKADCILVMNEGNVIEQGTHAELLRQEGFYAELYNSQFTTQKTLETAPDF from the coding sequence ATGAGCAGGGAGATACATGATAAACAACCGAGAAAAGGCCTAGGGATGCCTTTGAAAAAGGCAAAGGATTTCAAAGGAACACTCAAGCGTTTGATTGGCTATTTGGCTCCACATAAACTGAGGTTAATAGTCGTATTCTTCGCAGCTATCATAAGCACAATATTTACAATCTTAAGTCCAATATTTCTGGGAAAAGCAACAACTACGATCTTTGAAGGATTAATGGCTAAAGTAAATGGTGTTTCGGGTATAACAATTGACTTTGACTATATTGGCCAACTAATATTTATTTTAGTCTTTTTGTATCTGTTTAGTGCTGCTTTTAGTTATGTTCAACAGTTTATCATGGTAGAAGTTTCACAAAAGATAGTATATAAATTACGTAAAGATACAAATGAAAAAGTAACTCGATTACCTTTAAAGTTTTTAGATTCACATTCTAATGGTGACATTTTAAGCCGTGCTACTAATGATATTGATAATATAAGCAATACACTTCAACAAAGTGTCACACAGGTAATTACTTCTATTGTTACAATTATCGGTATTATCATCATGATGTTTACAATAAGTCCATTAATGACAATAATCGTACTTCTAACTTTGCCATTAAGTATTGTCTTGACAACGATAATAGTAAAAAAATCACAAGGGTACTTTAAAGGTCAACAAAGAACATTAGGTGATTTGAATGGACATGTGGAAGAAATGTACACGGGTCACCCAATAATAAAAGCGTTTAAACGAGAGGAAATAGCAGAACAGCAATTTGAAGAAATTAATGAGCAACATTACCAGTATGGATGGAAAGCTCAATTTGTTTCTGGTGTTATTCAACCACTTATGGCATTTGTAAACAATATTGGTTATGTGTTGATTTGTGTAGTAGGTGCCGTCTTGGTAACACGCGGTACAATTCGAATTGGTGATATCCAGGCGTTTATTCAATACGCAAGACAATTTTCTCAACCTATAACACAAGCAGCAAATATCTCGAATATTATCCAATCAACAATTGCCTCAGCAGAACGTGTTTTTGAAATATTAGATGAAGAAGAACTTCCGGCTGAAGTTTCTGACGCCAAGGTAATTTCATCGCCAAAGGGTGATGTGACTTTCGAACATGTAAGATTTGGATATAATAATAATGAGATCATCATTAATGATTTGAATATTGATGTTAAGAAGGGTCAGACGATTGCAATTGTGGGGCCAACAGGTGCAGGTAAAACAACGTTAATTAACCTGCTTATGCGTTTTTATGATGTTAATCAAGGGAAAATTACGATTGACCAAGTTGATATTACAGAATTAAAGCGTGAGAGTCTAAGAAGTATGTTCGGTATGGTTCTTCAAGATACATGGTTATTTAATGGAACAATTAAAGAGAATATTGCTTATGGTAACGAAAAAGCGAATGAGGAGGATATTATAAAAGCAGCTAAAATAGCTAATGCTGACCATTTTATTCGAACATTACCAGAAGGCTATGACACAAGATTAAATGAAGAAGCATCTAATCTTTCACAAGGGGAGAAGCAGTTATTAACTATTTCCCGGGCAATATTGGCTGATCCTACGATTATGATTCTTGATGAAGCTACTAGTAGTGTTGATACTAGAACAGAAGGTTTTATTCAAACTGCCATGAATGAACTAATGAAAAACAGAACGAGTTTTGTTATTGCACATAGACTTTCCACTATTAAAAAAGCAGATTGTATTCTCGTTATGAATGAAGGGAATGTGATTGAACAAGGAACGCATGCAGAACTTTTACGTCAAGAAGGATTCTATGCAGAGCTTTATAATAGTCAATTTACAACTCAAAAGACTTTGGAGACAGCGCCTGATTTTTAG
- a CDS encoding SDR family oxidoreductase produces MEKVAVVTGSSSGLGLFTTIALANKGFTVIATMRDPNKSDIFRTITTKHAILDKIEVFALDVTNAESVEKFRVKVESLNRLDVLVNNAGIAIGGFVEDISIDDYRRQFETNVFGLMAVTQAVIPKLRKQAKGTIINMSSISGKVGFPGLSPYVSSKHAIEGYSESLRLEMQPYGVQVALVEPGSFATNIWSSGMEIVNGTYDEQSPYYTYMKQLLTTLDNGKERHGDPRMVADLICKLAMMKRVDKFRYPIGRGVSLQFRLKQLLPWRRWERLVIHTILK; encoded by the coding sequence ATGGAGAAAGTGGCTGTTGTTACGGGTTCCTCAAGCGGTTTAGGTTTATTTACAACGATTGCCTTAGCGAATAAGGGGTTTACTGTCATTGCAACAATGCGTGATCCTAACAAATCGGATATATTCAGAACGATTACTACAAAGCATGCAATATTAGATAAAATCGAAGTATTCGCCTTAGATGTTACCAATGCGGAGTCTGTTGAAAAATTTCGTGTGAAGGTCGAGAGTTTAAATCGTCTTGACGTACTTGTCAATAATGCAGGTATTGCGATTGGTGGATTTGTAGAAGACATTTCAATTGATGACTATCGTAGGCAGTTTGAAACAAATGTATTTGGATTGATGGCTGTTACACAGGCAGTAATTCCAAAGTTACGAAAACAAGCAAAAGGTACCATCATTAATATGAGCAGTATAAGTGGTAAAGTTGGTTTTCCTGGTCTTTCTCCCTATGTGTCATCCAAACATGCCATCGAAGGTTATTCAGAAAGTTTACGTTTAGAAATGCAACCATACGGTGTACAAGTTGCTTTAGTTGAACCTGGATCATTTGCAACAAATATTTGGTCATCGGGAATGGAAATTGTAAACGGCACGTATGATGAACAATCACCTTATTATACGTATATGAAACAGTTACTAACAACATTAGACAATGGAAAAGAAAGACATGGGGATCCTAGAATGGTGGCTGATCTAATTTGTAAGCTTGCAATGATGAAGCGTGTGGATAAATTTAGATATCCAATCGGAAGAGGTGTAAGTTTACAGTTTAGATTGAAACAATTGTTGCCATGGAGGCGTTGGGAACGTTTAGTTATTCATACGATATTAAAATAA
- the copZ gene encoding copper chaperone CopZ: MKHITLEVKGMTCNHCEKAVNGALVELDGIDKVEVNLETGKVDVSYDASKVDQDKMKEAVEEQGYDVA; the protein is encoded by the coding sequence ATGAAGCATATAACATTAGAAGTAAAGGGTATGACGTGTAATCATTGTGAAAAAGCGGTAAATGGTGCACTAGTTGAGTTAGATGGAATTGATAAGGTAGAAGTAAACCTTGAAACAGGAAAAGTTGATGTAAGCTATGATGCATCTAAAGTTGATCAAGATAAAATGAAAGAAGCGGTTGAAGAACAGGGATATGATGTAGCGTAA
- a CDS encoding MarR family winged helix-turn-helix transcriptional regulator has product MNFWNQDSTSQRLIKSARQFRKLDWNKETIGKFKPSEIEVLFCIRKLGEEQDVTVSDISKFLRVTSPTVTQIINRLDESGLVERQINKEDRRSIKVTLTDEGDVITEQAAEKYAASINGLIEFLGDDQSEQLIKLMDKVFLYYNDKKKI; this is encoded by the coding sequence ATGAATTTTTGGAATCAAGACTCAACTTCTCAACGATTAATAAAATCAGCTCGGCAATTTAGAAAGCTGGATTGGAATAAAGAGACGATTGGTAAATTTAAACCAAGCGAGATAGAAGTACTATTTTGTATTAGAAAGTTAGGTGAAGAACAAGACGTCACTGTTTCAGATATTAGTAAATTTCTCCGTGTAACATCACCTACTGTTACGCAAATAATTAATCGTCTAGATGAAAGTGGCTTAGTGGAAAGGCAGATCAATAAAGAGGATAGAAGGTCAATTAAAGTAACGTTAACAGATGAGGGAGATGTAATCACTGAACAAGCAGCAGAAAAATATGCCGCATCAATTAATGGATTAATTGAATTCTTAGGTGATGATCAAAGTGAACAATTAATTAAATTAATGGACAAAGTATTCCTTTATTATAATGACAAAAAGAAAATTTAA
- a CDS encoding methyl-accepting chemotaxis protein: MNKNKLMLMLASGVVFISVVVHILHKLHLISPMHGTIMLPDYYNLVSTIILVIPILLLIVTCFYYAKKKDHHSIPLLITLTLTFASISTITGGEGMVEYHFSLFMVVAILAYYENIKLLFIMTSILVLQHLLGFFVPSFTVFIFGALEYSFSMLLLHALFLAITTGATTWQILSKTKHTALLQNENENNHIIIEEIMKQLTDTSEKVLDTVKNLKDSSQESQLMSNQITTSIQQMTADTDTQLTMAYESGTLLEEMTAGIQQIASSASIVVKASSQTTEEAKLGKETVFATIDQIDVISNSFEDLSKVIVNLEKRSSEINEIITVISDISSQTNLLALNAAIEAARAGEYGKGFAVVADEVRKLAEQSEQSVEKVGNLVKEIQTDTNTATKSMQTGTKEVKEGIRLVNQTGTVFESIIVSAEKVYKQIHETSTTSDEIAASSEHVSTSMQNMTAVSKGTAESSDRISSASEKQQVSMETINEIANSLNDLVDELNTLTLDLGNKS, from the coding sequence ATGAATAAAAATAAATTAATGCTCATGTTGGCATCGGGTGTCGTTTTTATATCGGTGGTTGTACATATTCTTCATAAACTTCATTTGATAAGTCCGATGCATGGAACGATCATGCTACCAGATTACTACAATCTAGTTTCTACTATTATTTTAGTTATACCAATCCTGCTGTTGATTGTAACTTGTTTTTATTATGCAAAGAAAAAAGATCACCATAGCATTCCACTGTTGATTACACTTACGCTAACATTCGCTAGTATAAGTACCATCACTGGTGGGGAGGGCATGGTTGAATATCACTTTTCTTTATTTATGGTAGTTGCTATCTTAGCCTATTATGAAAATATAAAGCTATTGTTCATTATGACGAGTATTTTGGTTTTACAGCACTTACTAGGATTTTTTGTCCCTAGTTTTACTGTATTTATTTTTGGCGCTTTAGAGTATTCTTTTTCTATGTTGTTACTGCATGCTCTTTTTCTAGCTATAACAACTGGAGCTACTACGTGGCAGATCTTATCTAAGACAAAACATACGGCATTGTTACAAAATGAAAACGAAAATAATCATATAATCATTGAAGAAATCATGAAGCAATTAACAGATACGAGTGAAAAGGTTTTAGATACAGTTAAGAATCTAAAGGATAGCTCACAAGAATCACAACTTATGAGTAATCAAATAACAACGTCTATTCAACAAATGACCGCCGATACGGATACCCAACTTACAATGGCATATGAAAGTGGCACGCTTTTAGAAGAAATGACTGCAGGTATTCAGCAAATAGCATCTAGTGCATCAATTGTTGTTAAAGCTTCGAGTCAAACAACGGAAGAAGCTAAACTAGGAAAAGAAACTGTGTTTGCAACGATCGATCAGATCGATGTAATTTCTAATTCTTTTGAAGACTTATCAAAAGTTATTGTTAATCTAGAAAAACGGTCATCAGAAATTAATGAAATTATTACTGTTATATCGGATATTTCATCGCAAACAAATTTATTAGCACTTAATGCGGCAATTGAAGCAGCAAGAGCAGGGGAATATGGTAAAGGATTTGCTGTAGTAGCAGATGAAGTTAGAAAATTAGCTGAACAATCGGAACAGTCTGTTGAGAAGGTTGGGAATTTGGTTAAAGAGATTCAAACTGATACAAATACTGCAACTAAATCTATGCAAACTGGAACAAAAGAAGTCAAAGAAGGGATCCGCTTAGTTAACCAAACGGGTACCGTCTTTGAAAGCATTATTGTATCTGCGGAGAAGGTTTATAAACAAATACATGAAACATCAACAACATCAGACGAAATAGCTGCTAGTTCTGAACATGTTTCTACATCGATGCAAAACATGACGGCTGTTAGTAAAGGTACCGCAGAAAGTAGTGACCGTATTTCGAGCGCATCGGAAAAACAACAAGTATCGATGGAAACTATTAATGAAATTGCTAACTCTTTAAATGATCTTGTTGATGAGCTAAATACCCTTACGCTTGACCTTGGTAACAAATCCTAA
- a CDS encoding ABC transporter ATP-binding protein produces the protein MLKLFQMLKPYRVFISFVLVLVSIQTLSQLYLPTLMADIVDNGIVNGDIPYITKIGAFMLVVALITMVASILASFFSAKVAVGFGKDLRRRVFNHVENFSLHEFNQIGTSSLITRTTNDINQLQQVTIMLLRMLLAAPMMAIGGIIMAVSKDAKLSLVFVVAIPILILTISLIAIKGMPLFKALQKKLDHLNLVFREYLTGIRVIRSFNRENYEMKRYDKINNDFMDTATTVNKIMVSLMPIMMIILNFSTIAILWFGSIRISNGGMQVGDLMAFIQYGMQIMFSFIMVSIVFVMIPRAQVSSTRINEVLEMKFEIKDPIKQKNNKNKQGYIAFNHVNFSYPGAEQAAISDLTFDAKPGEVTAVLGGTGSGKSSLINLIPRFYDVTSGSILIDEVDIRDMSQADLRDKIGLTPQKATLFTGTVAENIRYGKQDASDEEVIHAATVAQANGFIESMEGSYNASITQGGSNVSGGQKQRLAIARTLVKRPEIYLFDDSFSALDFKTEATLRDALSQEVKKATVIIVAQRVATVMDADRIIVLNEGKTAGIGTHKELMSNCNVYREIVSSQLSEEEIA, from the coding sequence ATGTTAAAATTATTTCAAATGCTTAAACCATATAGAGTATTTATAAGTTTTGTCCTGGTACTTGTGTCTATACAAACGTTATCACAATTGTATCTACCGACATTAATGGCTGATATTGTTGATAATGGAATTGTAAACGGAGATATCCCTTATATCACAAAAATTGGTGCGTTTATGTTAGTAGTAGCCTTGATTACGATGGTTGCCTCTATCCTTGCAAGTTTCTTTTCAGCTAAAGTCGCAGTAGGATTCGGTAAAGATCTGAGAAGACGTGTATTTAATCATGTAGAGAATTTTTCATTACATGAGTTTAATCAGATTGGTACGTCATCATTAATTACAAGAACCACAAATGATATAAATCAACTTCAACAAGTGACGATAATGCTCTTGCGTATGTTACTTGCTGCACCAATGATGGCTATTGGTGGAATCATTATGGCGGTCTCTAAAGATGCAAAGTTATCGCTTGTTTTTGTGGTTGCTATTCCAATACTTATTTTAACTATATCACTAATAGCCATTAAAGGAATGCCATTATTTAAGGCTTTACAGAAAAAACTAGATCATTTAAATCTTGTTTTTAGGGAGTATTTAACCGGAATAAGAGTAATTCGCTCATTTAATCGGGAAAATTATGAAATGAAGCGGTATGACAAGATAAATAATGACTTTATGGATACAGCTACAACCGTTAATAAAATTATGGTATCACTTATGCCAATTATGATGATCATCCTGAACTTCTCTACTATCGCAATCCTTTGGTTTGGAAGTATCCGAATAAGTAATGGTGGGATGCAAGTCGGAGATTTAATGGCTTTTATTCAGTATGGCATGCAAATTATGTTCTCATTTATTATGGTTTCGATTGTTTTTGTTATGATTCCCAGAGCCCAAGTTTCATCAACACGAATCAATGAGGTACTCGAAATGAAATTTGAAATAAAAGACCCTATAAAACAAAAAAACAATAAAAATAAACAAGGATACATCGCATTTAATCATGTGAACTTTAGTTATCCTGGTGCAGAACAGGCCGCCATTTCTGATTTAACATTTGATGCAAAGCCTGGTGAAGTAACGGCAGTTCTCGGTGGAACAGGTTCAGGTAAATCAAGTTTAATTAATCTTATTCCTCGCTTTTACGATGTGACTAGCGGTAGCATCTTAATTGATGAAGTAGACATTCGTGATATGTCACAAGCCGATTTAAGAGATAAGATTGGATTAACACCACAAAAGGCAACGCTTTTTACAGGGACAGTTGCTGAAAATATTAGGTATGGTAAACAAGATGCATCAGATGAAGAGGTAATACATGCAGCAACAGTTGCTCAAGCAAATGGATTTATTGAATCAATGGAAGGTAGCTATAATGCATCCATTACACAGGGTGGTTCTAATGTATCTGGGGGACAAAAGCAACGATTAGCTATTGCTCGAACACTCGTGAAACGACCAGAAATTTATTTGTTTGATGACAGTTTTTCTGCGCTTGACTTTAAAACAGAAGCAACTCTACGCGATGCTTTATCACAGGAAGTCAAAAAAGCTACAGTTATCATTGTTGCACAAAGAGTAGCAACTGTTATGGATGCAGACCGTATTATTGTTTTAAATGAAGGTAAAACAGCTGGTATTGGTACCCATAAAGAGTTAATGTCCAATTGTAACGTCTATCGAGAGATTGTATCCTCACAGTTATCAGAGGAGGAAATAGCATGA